In Lysinibacillus sp. 2017, the DNA window TCGCTACTTTTGGAATCGACATCCCGTATTTTACTGTGCAGAACACATCAATTAAAATATTGCCTTCTTCAGACATAGCTGATTTAATGCCTTTTGAATGTACTTTTTTACCGAAGCGCTCTACAACGCCAGATGCAAAATTACCGCGTGTTGAAGCGATTCCTTCTACTTCCGTTGCTGCAATACCAGCGATAACCTCGATTACTTCTGGTGCTACTTCAATTTTACCTAACTCTTCTTTGCCAACTGGTGTCGGTTGCACAAATGCTACTGGTTGTTTTTCAGCCATCTAAAACATCCTTTCTTATGTAAAAAGGTTTTCTACTACTATACCTACGCTTATTATACTACATATATCCGCACGAGTAATCATGAAAACATCTTTTGAGTAAATATTTACGAATTTAATGATTCGAGTCATGCCATACAAATTGCGGTTGATTTGGTTCAACTAACTGTAATTCATGTTCCTCACAATAGTGCTTCGCAACAAACAATATATCTTGCTTTATTTGAAGCATCATTGCCGTATCATTCGTTGCCACAAAATAACGAATGACAATGCGACAAGCAGATGGTCTAAGCTCATCCATCGCTACATGAATAATTGATTTTAACGTTTTTGGATGCAAGGCAATTTGCTCACGGAGCGTTTCTATAAATTCTACAATGGCTTCTTCACTATTTTCACTCGATACAAATATGTAATGCTCAATTTTCCGTTGTTCTCGTTTTGATAAATTATAAATCGGGCGGTTCACCAAATACGAATTTGGTACATACACAAGCCCTTTATCAGATGTTTGTATAAGTGTACTTCGTAGATTAATATCCTCAACCGTCCCATCGATATTTTCATCGCTACTCATAACCCAATCACCAATTTGAAACGGTTTATCGAGTGCAACACTCATTCCCCCGAAAAAATGCGACAATGTATCACGTATGCCAAACGCTAATGCCACACCAGTCAGTCCAATGGCCGTCAAAAAGCCATTTAAATTAAAATTCCAAAGTGACGCAATCGTAAACAGCGCAATCCCCATAACCCCTACTTTACTTATGCGTAGGAAAAATGGCGTTAAAATATCTTGATCTTTACCCGTTTCAAAGCGTTCTGGGTTTTTTAAATAGAAACCTAACACATCATTTAGCGCTTTAAACGCAAAAAATACATAAACTGATTCAATATACACGCTTAATTTTGGACTGTTAAATAGCCAAACTTCCACTAATAACGACATTGCGATAACGACTAAACTAAAAATTAACGCACTTCGTAATGAGGGGTAAATATTCTTCGTTATATCACTTAAAACCGGATGATGTCCTTTTTCGAACATACTCGAAAATTTCATCATGAATGGTCTTACAATGAATCGGATAATTATCAACCCAACAATTAATATTCCAATGGCGACAAATCCATCCGTTAAAGTTGGAACTTTGACAGTCGGAATAAGCCACTTAATGGATTCCCACATTTCTTCACCTTCTTCAAACCTATTGCGCTAGCATCATACCACGAGAAATTGCCAGTTGACCATAAAAAAATAAGCCATTTCGATTTCACAAAAAATTTACGTACAAAACTATCTACTCATTAATATGATAATGAGAAGTACCTCGGTTATAAAGGAGCATGACGATGGGAATTACAAATGGACAGGATTTCATCACTCGATTAAACAATTTAAATAATGAAATATGGTTAGACGGGCAACGAGTTGAAGGCTTACTATCCGAGCATCCAGCATTTAAAGGTATTATTAAGTCGAAGGCAGCTCTTTATGATTTACAATATGATGAAAGCCTGAAAGATATTATGACGTTTATTTCACCTACTTCAGGAGCACGAGTTGGCGTTTCGTATTTGCAGCCAAAAACAAAAGAAGACCTTATCAAAAGGCGTAAGATGATTGAACAGTGGGCAAAGCATTCAAATGGAATCATGGGAAGAAGTCCAGACTATTTAAATACCGTTTTAATGAGCTTTGCTTCTTCAGCAAGCTTGTTAGAAGGCGAAGAAAACTGTTTTGCTAATCATTTACGTGCACTTTATGAACGCGCAACAGATTATGATTTATCATTTACCCATACATTTATCAGCCCTCAAGTTAACCGCTCTCAAGTTCATTTGCCGAATTCAAAAGAACCCATTGCAGCAAAGGTTGTCAAAACAACGGATGACGGGATAGTTATTAAAGGGGCTAGGTTATTAGCCACACAAGGTGGATTAACCGATGAAGTTTTAGTATTTAGTGTTCCTAAAATGTTAATTGATGACGATGAAGCGTTTGCTTTTTCGATTCCATCCAATACCGATGGGCTCAAATTTATTTGTCGTGATTCCTATGTTGGTGGGGACTCCTTTTTTAATCACCCACTAAGCTCGCAATTTGAAGAAATGGATTCCATTGTTGTATTTGACGATGTGTTTGTCCCTTGGGAACGCGTCTTTTATTACAATAACGTTAAAATAGCAGAATCATTTGTCCCCCAAAGCAGCTTCCATAATTTTGCGAATCACCAAGTACTAACTAGACAAATTGTCAAAACTGAATTTATTTTAGGACTCGCAGAGCTTCTTATCCAGACGATTAACATTCGTGAATATCCACATATCCAAGAAAAAATGTCCGAAATCATTGTCGGCCTGGAAACGATGAAGGCTCTCATCGAAAAAGCAGAAAATGATGCCAAACTAGATTCATTCGGGATAATGCGTCCTAATCTAATGCCACTTCAAGTAGCAAGTATTATTTTCCCAAAAATGTATCCTCGTTTTATCGAAATCATTCAATTAATCGGGGCAAGTGGGATGATTTCTTTACCAACAGAAAACGCATTTCATTCCACTATCCGCCCACAATTAGATCAATACCTTCAAGGTGCCTTTATACCAGCTGACGAACGCGTCAAAATTTTCCGCTTAGCCTGGGATTTAACAATGAGCGCATTTGGCACAAGACAAACACAATACGAGCGATTTTTTTATGGCGATCCGGTGCGAATAGCTAGTAGTTTATATAAATTTTATCCTAAAAAGGACTATGTTAATTCGGTTAGAAGTTTTTTGAGTTTGAACGAAGAAGACTAACTATGTTTTTCTTATGTAGGTATTTGT includes these proteins:
- a CDS encoding mechanosensitive ion channel family protein, giving the protein MWESIKWLIPTVKVPTLTDGFVAIGILIVGLIIIRFIVRPFMMKFSSMFEKGHHPVLSDITKNIYPSLRSALIFSLVVIAMSLLVEVWLFNSPKLSVYIESVYVFFAFKALNDVLGFYLKNPERFETGKDQDILTPFFLRISKVGVMGIALFTIASLWNFNLNGFLTAIGLTGVALAFGIRDTLSHFFGGMSVALDKPFQIGDWVMSSDENIDGTVEDINLRSTLIQTSDKGLVYVPNSYLVNRPIYNLSKREQRKIEHYIFVSSENSEEAIVEFIETLREQIALHPKTLKSIIHVAMDELRPSACRIVIRYFVATNDTAMMLQIKQDILFVAKHYCEEHELQLVEPNQPQFVWHDSNH
- a CDS encoding Asp23/Gls24 family envelope stress response protein, which codes for MAEKQPVAFVQPTPVGKEELGKIEVAPEVIEVIAGIAATEVEGIASTRGNFASGVVERFGKKVHSKGIKSAMSEEGNILIDVFCTVKYGMSIPKVAKDVQSSIRQAIQNMTAIETSEVNVHITGIQFETAKDAE
- the hpaB gene encoding 4-hydroxyphenylacetate 3-monooxygenase, oxygenase component, whose protein sequence is MGITNGQDFITRLNNLNNEIWLDGQRVEGLLSEHPAFKGIIKSKAALYDLQYDESLKDIMTFISPTSGARVGVSYLQPKTKEDLIKRRKMIEQWAKHSNGIMGRSPDYLNTVLMSFASSASLLEGEENCFANHLRALYERATDYDLSFTHTFISPQVNRSQVHLPNSKEPIAAKVVKTTDDGIVIKGARLLATQGGLTDEVLVFSVPKMLIDDDEAFAFSIPSNTDGLKFICRDSYVGGDSFFNHPLSSQFEEMDSIVVFDDVFVPWERVFYYNNVKIAESFVPQSSFHNFANHQVLTRQIVKTEFILGLAELLIQTINIREYPHIQEKMSEIIVGLETMKALIEKAENDAKLDSFGIMRPNLMPLQVASIIFPKMYPRFIEIIQLIGASGMISLPTENAFHSTIRPQLDQYLQGAFIPADERVKIFRLAWDLTMSAFGTRQTQYERFFYGDPVRIASSLYKFYPKKDYVNSVRSFLSLNEED